In the Streptomyces fradiae ATCC 10745 = DSM 40063 genome, CTGCGGGACCGGGGCGTGACCGTCGTCGCGCCCGGTGCGCCCGCCGACGCCGCGCTCGTGGTCGGCGCCCGAGACACCCGCCACGCGGACCCCGCCGAGATCGGCGCGTTCTGGGCGGAGCTGGGCGACCTGATGAGGACGCTGCCGCAGCGTGCCGGTGTGCTCTGGGCCTCGTTCGGCGGGGTGGACCTCCACTCCGCCGCCCGGACCGGTCACGCCGCGCAGGACACGCCCGCCGCGCACGGCGGCGGCGCCGGTCCGGACCCGGTCCGGGCCGCGACCGCCATGGCCGTGCGGGCCGCGGGCGCCGAGGGCCGCCGGCCCACCGCCGTCGTCCACCTGGACCCCGCCGACCCGGCCGCCGCCCAGGCCGCCCACCTGGCCGCCGAGCTCGCCGCACTGGCGTCCGGCGCCCCGGAAGGCCCCTCCGGTGCCGACCCGGCCGACGCGGGGACCACCGTCGCCGCCTACCGGCAGGGCGTCCGCTACGTCCCGGAGACCGCGCCCGCCCGGCCCGGCCGCCCCTACTCCCTCCCGGACGAGGGCTACTGCCTGGTCACCGGGGGGCTCGGAGCCGTCGGGCTGCGGCTGACCGAGCGTCTCGTCGCGCGAGGCGCCCGGCGCGTCGCCGTCGTCGGCCGGTCGGCCCTCGACGCCACCCGCGCGCAGGCGCTGCGGGAGCTGGCGGACGGCGGCGCCGAGGTCGAGTACCTGCCGTGCGACGTCTCCGACCCGGCGGCCCTCGCCGCCGTCGCGGACCGGCTCGGCCGGCGCTGGGGCCGGCTCGTCGGCGTGGTGCACGCCTCCGGCGGGGTCAACCCCTTCGGGGCGATGCACCGCCGCCCCTGGAGCGACGCCGAGAAGGTGCTCGCGCCCAAGGTGGCCGGCTCGCTGCACGTCGTCCGCCTGGCCAAGGAGCGGCGCGCCGACTTCGCCGTCCTCGTCTCCTCCATCGCCGGCACCCAGGCCCTGGCGGGCCGCGGACTGGTCGACTACAGCCTCGCCAACGCCTTCCAGCTGGCGCTCGCCGAGCGGGAGGACGACGAGGTCACCGCGGTCACCGCGCACGCCTGGCCGAACTGGACGGGCATCGGGATGAAGGCCGACGACACCTTCTCCGCCGCGTACTCGGTCGGCGCCGAGGAAGCGCTCGACGCGTTCATCGACCACCTGCGGTCGGGCGGCGCCGTCGTCTTCCCCGGCACCGCGCCCGCCACGGCGGGGGAGCGGCCCGCGGCCATCGCCGCCCCGGTCATCCCGGCCGCGGTACCGGCCGCGCCCGCCGCCGCCCCGGCCACCGCCCCGGCCGCGGCCTCCATTGGGGCCGGGACGGAGGCGGCGGGAGCCCGGCGGGACACCACCGCCATGCGCGCCCGCGTCCGGGACGCCTTCCTCCACGTGCTGGGGGAGGACCCCGGTGACCGGCCCCTCCAGGGGCTCGGCCTGGACTCCCTGATGATCGCCGAACTGACCACCGCCCTCGAACGGGGCGGCGGCCTCACCGTCGACCCGTCCCTCCTCATGCGGGCCCGTACGGCCGACGACATCGCGGCCGAACTCGCCGCCCTCGCCGTACCCGCCGATCCGGCCGTACCCGCCGGTCCTCCGGCGCCCGCGGCCCCGCCCGCGCCCGCACCCGCGGCGCACACCTCCGCGCCCGACCACGACGGGACCGCCGGCTCCGCCCTCAGCGCCCTGCTGCGCCCCCTGCTCGACCGCGACGGCGGACGCGGGGTGGTCCGCGCATGACCGGCGAGCGACACGAAAGGACAACTGTGAGCGAGCTCGACACCCGCATCGCCGTCATCGGCCTCGCGGTAAGGCTCCCCGGCGCCGAGGACGTGACCGACCTGACGGCCATGCTGGGCGGCGACGGCGTCGAGGTCGGCGAGGTCCCGCCGAGCCGGTGGGCCCGCCACCTGTACCTCGGCGAGGCGCCGCACCGCGGCACCCACCACCGGGGCGCCTTCCTGGTCGACCCGTTCTCCTTCGACCACGAGGCCTTCGGCATGACCGCCGAGGACGCCGTCCTCCTCGACCCGCAGCAGCGGGTCATGCTGGAGGTCGGCGCCCGGGCCCTGGAGGACTCCGGCTACCTGGGCGCGCGCCGCAGGCTCGACGCGGGCGTGTTCATCGGCGCCCGGATGAACGCCTACGGCTTCGACCGGGGCCGCGGCACGGTCGCGCCCGGCGGCCTCCCGGACCCGGCGGCGCCCGCCCCGGCCGGCGCCGCCGGGCCCGGCCCGGCCGCCCTGTGGGGCCGCTCGCAGAACTTCATGGCGGCCTGGCTGTCCGACCGCTTCGACCTCGCGGGCCCCAGCCTCGTCGTCGACACGGCCTGCTCCTCGTCGCTCTCGGCGGTCTGGCTCGCCTGCCAGAGCCTCGCGTCCGGAAGCTGCGAGGTGGCCCTCGTCGGCGCGGTCGACCTGCTGATCGACCCGCTGACCTTCGTCCTCCTCTCCCGCACCGGGGCGCTCTCCCCGGACGGGCTCTGCCACACCTTCGACAGCCGGGCCAACGGCTACGTCCCCGGCGAGGGGGCCGCCGCCCTGGTGCTGAAGCCGATGGCGGCGGCGCTGCGCGACGGGGACCTGGTCCTCGGCGCGATCAGCGGGGTCGCGGTCAACAACGACGGCCGCACCATGGGCGTCACCACGCCCAACCTGGAAGCCCAGATCGACCTGCTCGACAAGGTGTACCGGACCGTCGACCCGGCGACCGTGCAGTACGTCGAGGCGCACGGCACCGGCACCGCCATCGGCGACCCCATCGAGGTGCGGGCCCTCACCGAGGTCTTCGGGCGCCACGGCGTGCCGCGCAACTCGGTCGCGCTCGGCTCGGTCAAGCGCCGGATCGGCCACCTCCACTCGGCCTCCGGGCTCGCCGGACTCGCAAAGATCATCGTGTCGCTGCGCGAGGGCACCGTACCGGCCGTGGCCGTCGAGTCCCCGAACCCCCGCCTCAACCTGGCCGACAGCCCCTTCCACCTGCCCGAGACCGCCCGGCCCTGGCCCGACGCGCCGGTCCGCCGGGCCGCCGTGAGCGGCTTCGGCTTCGGCGGCACCAACGCGCACGTCGTGGCCGAGGCGGTCCCCGTCCCGGCCCGCCGGGCCGGGACGGCTCCCGCCGGGGCCCGTCGGCCCGTCCACGTCCTGACGCTCTCCGCCGACACCGCCTACGGGCTGCGCGAACTGTGCGCCCAGTGGGTCCAGTTCCTGCCGTCCCTCCAGGACCGGCCCGAGGAGCTGGCGGACGTGTGCGCCACCGCCCGGCTCGCCCGCCCGCACCGCGCCGTGCGGCTGGCGGTCGTCGGCGAGGACGCGCGGGAGCTGACGGCCGCCCTGCGCGCCAGGCTCCTGACGCCCGGAGCCCCCGGCACCGGCGCCGGCACGTCCCGCGCCACCGTCTCCGTACGTCCCGAGGCCGCCGCCGCGCCGCCCGCGTGGCTCACCGCCCTCGACCGCTCCACCCCCGCCGTGCACGAGGTCGTGCGCCTCTTCGAGACGGCCACCGGCACCCCGCTCGCCGCGTTCTCCGGCGAACTGCTCCGCATCCTCTCCGGGGTCGCCCTCGCCATCGCGCTGCGCGACCTGGGGCTGCCCGGCGGCGCCGTCGACCTCCCGCCCGGCTGGGAGGCGGTCGCCGACTTCGTACGGGGCGGCCTGCCGCTGGAGCAGGCGCTCGGCGAGGTCCTGCGGCGCGACGGCGACCCGGCCCGCGACGCCGGACACCCGGACACCGCCGCCTTTGGCACCGGCGGCCCCGACGTCGGCGCGCGCCTGGCCGGGGCGCACGACGAGCGGACCGCCGCGACCGTACTGGCCGCGATCGCCGCCGAACTGTTCGAGGCCGGACGCGACATCGACTGGGCCGCGTTCCAGAAGAGCACCGGCGCCGCCGCGTGGAGCAAGCGCCTGCTGCCGGTCGCCCAGCCGCGCGGACGCGCCCTGGACCTCGCCGAGCCGCTGCGGTCCGCCGAACCGGGCTCGCCCGCCGAGCTGGTGGCCGACGACGGACCCGCCGGATACACCTACGCCCGGGTGTTCGGGCCCGGCGAGGTGCCCATCGCCCAGCACTCCGTGTACCGCACGCTGATGCTCCCGGGCGTCGCCTGGTTCGACTTCCTGCGCGAGGGCGCCGCCCTGCGCGGCGAGCCGTTCCACGGCGCGACGGACGTCCTCTTCCACCGCCCCCTCATCCCCGCCGGGGCGCGCCGCGTGGTCGGCCGGGTCGACGGGGACGGGCGGTTCCGGGTGGAGGACGGCGAGACCGGCGACGTCTTCGTCACCGGCCGCCTCGCCACCCGTGCCGAGCCGGCGCCCCGCCTCCCGGTCGCCGCCCTGCTGGCCGACTGCGCCGGCTCCGCCCTCCACGCGGGCTCCGGCATGTACCGGTGGCTGCGGCGCATCGGCTACCACCACGGGCGCTACTACCGGAACATCTCCTGGGTGGCGAGCCTGCCGGACGGCGGCACCCTCGCCCGGATCGAGGGCCCCCGCCAGCGGGAGCTGAACCCGCCCGGCGTCCAGCTCTTCCCGGGCCTCCTGGACAGCGTGACCGTAGCGGCCATCGACCCGGCCAACCCGGTCTTCGGCACCGCCGACGCCTCCGCGTTCATCCCGCTGTCGGTCGGTCGGCTCGACGTCCTGGGCCCGCTGGACGACGCCGCGTACGTCCGTACCGAGATCGCCTTCTGGAACGACGAGGCGTGCCGGGTCACCCAGACCGTCACCGACGAGTCGGGCACGCCGCTGCTGGTCTTCGGCGACATGTCCTCCAAGCGCGTCCCGGCGATGGCGTTCCGCGAGGACCCCGCGACCGACGCCACCGCCACCGGGCCCGCCGCGGCCCCGGCCGCTCCGGCTCCGGCCACCCCGGCTCCGGCCGCTCCGGCTCCGGCCCCGGCCGCTCCGGCTCCGGCCACCCCGGCTCCGGCCGCTCCGGCTCCGGCCCCGGCCGCTCCGGCCCCGGTCACCCCGGCCGCCGGGCCCGTCCCCGCCGCCGTCGCACCGCTCCCGGCCGAGCCCGCCGCCGCGCCCGCCGCTCCGGCGGTCCAGGCCGCCCCCGCCGCCGCGGTCGGTACGCCGTCCGCGCGGGCGCTGGCCTGGTTCCTGGCGCTGACCGGCACGTCCGAGGAGCACGCCGACACCGAGTTCCTCTCCGCCGGCTTCGACTCCGTCGGCCTGGTGGGGCTGAGCGAGCGGATCTCCCGGGAACACGACCTGTCCCTCTACCCGACGGTCTTCTTCGAGTACCCGACGCCCCGCCAGTTCGCCGACTTCCTGACGGAGGAGGCCCCGGAGCTCGTCGACCGCCTCCCGAGCCCGTCCGCCCCGCAGGCCCCCGAGGCCCCGCAAACCCCGCAGGCCCCCGAGGCTCTGACGGCCCCGGCGGTGACGGAGCCCGCTGCGACCCAGGCGGCCCCGCGGACCCCGGCGCCCCCGGTCGCCGAGGCGGCCCCCGTGGTGGAGCCGGCCCCCGTGGCCCCGGCGCCTCCGGTGGTCCCGCCGGCGCCGCCCCGGTCCCCGGAGCCGCAGCGGGCGCCCGCCACGGCGGCGGGCATCACGGCCGTCCCCAGGCCCCGCGCATCCGACGAGGCCGCGTCCGCGCCCGGCGGGGCCGCCCCCGCGACCCGGCCGCGCGACGTCGCGGTCGTGGGCGCCGCGGTCAGGCTGCCCACCGCCGGTTCGCTGACCGCCTTCGCCGACCTGCTCGTCGAGGGCCGCGACACCGTCGGCCCGCTGCCCGAGAGCCGTCGGGGCGACACCGCCGGACCCCTCCCGTACGCCTCCTTCCTCGACCGGGTCGACGAGTTCGACCCGGCCCCCTTCCGGATATCCGCCCGCGAGGCGCCGCTGATCGACCCGCAGGCCCGCATCGTCTACGAGACGATCTGGGAGGCACTGGAGGACGGCGGACGCGGCGGCGCCCGCGCCGACGAGGCCCGCACCGGGCTGTGGATCGCCTACAGCCACGACCACTACCACGAGGAGCGCGTCCGCCACGGCGTGCCCGAGGGCCGCGGCCTGGGCCTGGAGGCGATGATCGCCAACCGGCTCTCGTACCTGATGGACTGGCGCGGCCCCAGCACGGTCGTCAACACGCTCTGCTCGTCGTCGCTGGTCGCCCTGCACTCCGCGCTCCAGCACCTGCGCTCCGGCGACATCGACACGGCGGTCATCGGCGCCGTGCACGCCGGCATCAGCCCGGAGTACTTCCGGTCGATGGGCGACATGATGGCGCTCTCCCCGCGCCACCGCAGCCGCGCCTTCGACAGCACCGCCGACGGCTTCGTCCCCGGTGAGGGCGCCGTGGCCGTGGTGCTGCGGCGCTGCGACGACGCGCTGCGCGACGGCGACCGGATCCGGGGCGTCGTCAAGGGCGCGGCCGTGAACCACGGCGGCCGTACCACGCGCTACTCGGCGCCCAGCCCGCGCGCCCAGGCGGAGGTCATCACCGCCGCCCTCGCGGACGCCGACGTGCCGGTGGAGTCGATCGGCCTGGTGGAGGCGCACGGCACGGGGACGAGTCTGGGTGACCCGATCGAGGTCGACGGCCTGACGCGTGCGTGGCGTGCGACGACGGACCGTTCGCAGTTCTGCGCGCTCGGCTCGCTCAAGAGCAACGTCGGTCATCTGGAGCCCGCCGCGGGTCTCGCCGGACTCGTCAAGCTGCTGCTGTCGATGGAGCGGGGCCTGATCCCGCCGTCGCTGCACGTGGTGCGGCCCAACGACCACATCCGCTTCGAGGACACCCCGTTCTACCTGGCCGACGGCGTGAAGGAGTGGCCGCGTCCCGAGGACGGTCCGCGTCGTGGCGCGGTGAGCGCGTTCGGGATGGGCGGGGTCAACGCCCACGTGATCGTCG is a window encoding:
- a CDS encoding type I polyketide synthase, with the protein product MSELDTRIAVIGLAVRLPGAEDVTDLTAMLGGDGVEVGEVPPSRWARHLYLGEAPHRGTHHRGAFLVDPFSFDHEAFGMTAEDAVLLDPQQRVMLEVGARALEDSGYLGARRRLDAGVFIGARMNAYGFDRGRGTVAPGGLPDPAAPAPAGAAGPGPAALWGRSQNFMAAWLSDRFDLAGPSLVVDTACSSSLSAVWLACQSLASGSCEVALVGAVDLLIDPLTFVLLSRTGALSPDGLCHTFDSRANGYVPGEGAAALVLKPMAAALRDGDLVLGAISGVAVNNDGRTMGVTTPNLEAQIDLLDKVYRTVDPATVQYVEAHGTGTAIGDPIEVRALTEVFGRHGVPRNSVALGSVKRRIGHLHSASGLAGLAKIIVSLREGTVPAVAVESPNPRLNLADSPFHLPETARPWPDAPVRRAAVSGFGFGGTNAHVVAEAVPVPARRAGTAPAGARRPVHVLTLSADTAYGLRELCAQWVQFLPSLQDRPEELADVCATARLARPHRAVRLAVVGEDARELTAALRARLLTPGAPGTGAGTSRATVSVRPEAAAAPPAWLTALDRSTPAVHEVVRLFETATGTPLAAFSGELLRILSGVALAIALRDLGLPGGAVDLPPGWEAVADFVRGGLPLEQALGEVLRRDGDPARDAGHPDTAAFGTGGPDVGARLAGAHDERTAATVLAAIAAELFEAGRDIDWAAFQKSTGAAAWSKRLLPVAQPRGRALDLAEPLRSAEPGSPAELVADDGPAGYTYARVFGPGEVPIAQHSVYRTLMLPGVAWFDFLREGAALRGEPFHGATDVLFHRPLIPAGARRVVGRVDGDGRFRVEDGETGDVFVTGRLATRAEPAPRLPVAALLADCAGSALHAGSGMYRWLRRIGYHHGRYYRNISWVASLPDGGTLARIEGPRQRELNPPGVQLFPGLLDSVTVAAIDPANPVFGTADASAFIPLSVGRLDVLGPLDDAAYVRTEIAFWNDEACRVTQTVTDESGTPLLVFGDMSSKRVPAMAFREDPATDATATGPAAAPAAPAPATPAPAAPAPAPAAPAPATPAPAAPAPAPAAPAPVTPAAGPVPAAVAPLPAEPAAAPAAPAVQAAPAAAVGTPSARALAWFLALTGTSEEHADTEFLSAGFDSVGLVGLSERISREHDLSLYPTVFFEYPTPRQFADFLTEEAPELVDRLPSPSAPQAPEAPQTPQAPEALTAPAVTEPAATQAAPRTPAPPVAEAAPVVEPAPVAPAPPVVPPAPPRSPEPQRAPATAAGITAVPRPRASDEAASAPGGAAPATRPRDVAVVGAAVRLPTAGSLTAFADLLVEGRDTVGPLPESRRGDTAGPLPYASFLDRVDEFDPAPFRISAREAPLIDPQARIVYETIWEALEDGGRGGARADEARTGLWIAYSHDHYHEERVRHGVPEGRGLGLEAMIANRLSYLMDWRGPSTVVNTLCSSSLVALHSALQHLRSGDIDTAVIGAVHAGISPEYFRSMGDMMALSPRHRSRAFDSTADGFVPGEGAVAVVLRRCDDALRDGDRIRGVVKGAAVNHGGRTTRYSAPSPRAQAEVITAALADADVPVESIGLVEAHGTGTSLGDPIEVDGLTRAWRATTDRSQFCALGSLKSNVGHLEPAAGLAGLVKLLLSMERGLIPPSLHVVRPNDHIRFEDTPFYLADGVKEWPRPEDGPRRGAVSAFGMGGVNAHVIVEEPPAAPAREVVAQESYVVRVDAADESTVRALAGSYADALAAVDEDRVGDFAFTANTGRAEGRFGAVVSGRDAGELAVALRDIASGTSAVARKGGRSSAPVAFMFTGQGSQYTGMGQGLYRTEPAFRAALDECADLLAGQLEVPLLDLLFTDASGTLGRTRFAQVGIVAVQVGLVRWLESVGVRADVVVGHSLGELTAAWAAGVVGLGDLLRLAVVRGRLMESQPGEGAMAAVHGDADAVLEALSRFPGVEVAAFNSPRVVTVSGPAGAVARFREESGLRSQPLVVSHAFHSALMEGAVAPFAEAVSGAVLSAPSVAFASSVTGGWHTAGSAVDPGHWARGIREPVRFAEAVALVGSVGAGVVWEIGSQPQLTSLARASWHGGEPVWLTTLRRDRVDQAEVHAALAAYANSGSGVVDWAGVHAGKGHRTTTLPTYPFNRQRYWVSPPTPTPGTTTPNHPQDPQDPQDRQHPHHRNERHQHHG